The Arachis duranensis cultivar V14167 chromosome 2, aradu.V14167.gnm2.J7QH, whole genome shotgun sequence genome has a window encoding:
- the LOC107476383 gene encoding putative homeobox-leucine zipper protein ATHB-51 isoform X1, whose translation MDWNNNGSTRSFVPRPDSSFSFLYNYTYTNPYPGIEMKQGGSSAMVEGPSSSTTLSMEKMNNNNNNLMMEKKKRLTNEQLESLERSFQKEIKLDRQIAVWFQNRRARWKAKQLEHLYDSLKQEFDLISKEKQKLQQEVMKLKGILRDHQGCRTTQISNYTEISGGGGGGGDETTVESTSEALRCSNTNKSSSISRATASIVHNHNNNNNNGNCSFTVEDYNTTVPPTVLPYWPAVPYYP comes from the exons ATGGATTGGAATAATAATGGCAGCACTAGATCCTTTGTTCCTCGACCTGATTCTTCTTTCAGCTTCCTCTACAACTATACCTACACCAACCCTTACCCAg GGATAGAAATGAAACAAGGAGGATCATCAGCAATGGTGGAGGgtccatcatcatcaacaacattATCAATGGAGAAaatgaacaacaacaacaacaacttaatgatggagaagaaaaagaggctAACAAATGAACAGCTGGAGTCACTAGAAAGAAGCTTCCAGAAGGAAATAAAGTTGGATCGCCAAATTGCTGTGTGGTTCCAAAATAGACGTGCAAGGTGGAAGGCTAAGCAACTTGAGCATTTGTATGATTCTCTCAAACAAGAGTTTGATCTCATTTCCAAGGAGAAACAAAAGCTTCAACAAGAG GTAATGAAATTGAAGGGAATACTGAGAGATCATCAAGGTTGTAGAACTACTCAGATATCAAATTACACTGAAATCTCTggtggaggtggtggtggtggtgacgaGACTACCGTAGAAAGCACTTCTGAGGCCCTACGCTGTTCCAACACCAACAAATCATCATCAATTTCAAGAGCTACTGCTTCCATTGttcataatcataataataataataataatggaaatTGCTCTTTCACTGTTGAAGACTACAACACTACAGTTCCACCAACAGTTCTTCCCTATTGGCCTGCTGTTCCTTATTacccttaa
- the LOC107476383 gene encoding putative homeobox-leucine zipper protein ATHB-51 isoform X2, whose protein sequence is MDWNNNGSTRSFVPRPDSSFSFLYNYTYTNPYPGGSSAMVEGPSSSTTLSMEKMNNNNNNLMMEKKKRLTNEQLESLERSFQKEIKLDRQIAVWFQNRRARWKAKQLEHLYDSLKQEFDLISKEKQKLQQEVMKLKGILRDHQGCRTTQISNYTEISGGGGGGGDETTVESTSEALRCSNTNKSSSISRATASIVHNHNNNNNNGNCSFTVEDYNTTVPPTVLPYWPAVPYYP, encoded by the exons ATGGATTGGAATAATAATGGCAGCACTAGATCCTTTGTTCCTCGACCTGATTCTTCTTTCAGCTTCCTCTACAACTATACCTACACCAACCCTTACCCAg GAGGATCATCAGCAATGGTGGAGGgtccatcatcatcaacaacattATCAATGGAGAAaatgaacaacaacaacaacaacttaatgatggagaagaaaaagaggctAACAAATGAACAGCTGGAGTCACTAGAAAGAAGCTTCCAGAAGGAAATAAAGTTGGATCGCCAAATTGCTGTGTGGTTCCAAAATAGACGTGCAAGGTGGAAGGCTAAGCAACTTGAGCATTTGTATGATTCTCTCAAACAAGAGTTTGATCTCATTTCCAAGGAGAAACAAAAGCTTCAACAAGAG GTAATGAAATTGAAGGGAATACTGAGAGATCATCAAGGTTGTAGAACTACTCAGATATCAAATTACACTGAAATCTCTggtggaggtggtggtggtggtgacgaGACTACCGTAGAAAGCACTTCTGAGGCCCTACGCTGTTCCAACACCAACAAATCATCATCAATTTCAAGAGCTACTGCTTCCATTGttcataatcataataataataataataatggaaatTGCTCTTTCACTGTTGAAGACTACAACACTACAGTTCCACCAACAGTTCTTCCCTATTGGCCTGCTGTTCCTTATTacccttaa
- the LOC107476383 gene encoding putative homeobox-leucine zipper protein ATHB-51 isoform X3, translated as MDWNNNGSTRSFVPRPDSSFSFLYNYTYTNPYPAMVEGPSSSTTLSMEKMNNNNNNLMMEKKKRLTNEQLESLERSFQKEIKLDRQIAVWFQNRRARWKAKQLEHLYDSLKQEFDLISKEKQKLQQEVMKLKGILRDHQGCRTTQISNYTEISGGGGGGGDETTVESTSEALRCSNTNKSSSISRATASIVHNHNNNNNNGNCSFTVEDYNTTVPPTVLPYWPAVPYYP; from the exons ATGGATTGGAATAATAATGGCAGCACTAGATCCTTTGTTCCTCGACCTGATTCTTCTTTCAGCTTCCTCTACAACTATACCTACACCAACCCTTACCCAg CAATGGTGGAGGgtccatcatcatcaacaacattATCAATGGAGAAaatgaacaacaacaacaacaacttaatgatggagaagaaaaagaggctAACAAATGAACAGCTGGAGTCACTAGAAAGAAGCTTCCAGAAGGAAATAAAGTTGGATCGCCAAATTGCTGTGTGGTTCCAAAATAGACGTGCAAGGTGGAAGGCTAAGCAACTTGAGCATTTGTATGATTCTCTCAAACAAGAGTTTGATCTCATTTCCAAGGAGAAACAAAAGCTTCAACAAGAG GTAATGAAATTGAAGGGAATACTGAGAGATCATCAAGGTTGTAGAACTACTCAGATATCAAATTACACTGAAATCTCTggtggaggtggtggtggtggtgacgaGACTACCGTAGAAAGCACTTCTGAGGCCCTACGCTGTTCCAACACCAACAAATCATCATCAATTTCAAGAGCTACTGCTTCCATTGttcataatcataataataataataataatggaaatTGCTCTTTCACTGTTGAAGACTACAACACTACAGTTCCACCAACAGTTCTTCCCTATTGGCCTGCTGTTCCTTATTacccttaa
- the LOC107476231 gene encoding 60S ribosomal protein L24 produces the protein MVLKTELCRFSGQKIYPGKGIRFVRGDSQVFLFANSKCKRYFHNRLKPSKLTWTAMYRKQHKKDIAQEAVKKKRRATKRPYSRSIVGATLEVIQKRRTEKPEVRDAAREAALREIKERIKKTKDEKKAKKAETTAKSQKSQGKANVSKGAQPKGPKLGGGGGKR, from the exons ATGGTGCTCAA GACCGAACTTTGCCGTTTCAGTGGCCAGAAGATCTACCCTGGCAAAGGCATCAGATTCGTCCGTGGTGATTCACAG GTCTTTCTGTTTGCCAATTCCAAATGCAAGAGGTACTTCCACAACAGATTGAAGCCGTCGAAGCTTACATGGACAGCCATGTATAGGAAGCAACATAAGAAG GACATTGCACAAGAAGCCGTGAAGAAGAAGCGTCGTGCCACCAAGAGGCCTTACTCCAGGTCCATTGTTGGTGCCACTTTGGAAGTTATCCAGAAAAGGAGGACTGAGAAGCCGGAGGTTCGAGATGCTGCCAGAGAAGCTGCTCTTCG TGAAATCAAAGAGAGGATCAAGAAAACAAAGGATGAGAAGAAGGCAAAGAAGGCAGAAACTACAGCAAAGTCCCAAAAGTCCCAAGGCAAAGCTAATGTTTCCAAGGGTGCTCAACCTAAAGGCCCTAAGCTCGGCGGTGGTGGCGGCAAGCGCTGA
- the LOC107476232 gene encoding protein kinase dsk1, whose translation MGDNQPEEERTTDSSDFTSEDEGTEDYRRGGYHAVRIGDTFKNGRYVVQSKLGWGHFSTVWLAWDTQSSNYVALKVQKSAQHYTEAAMDEITILQQIAEGDPEDKKCVVKLLDHFKHSGPNGQHVCMVFEYLGDNLLTLIKYSDYRGMPISRVKEICFHILVGLDYLHKQLSIIHTDLKPENILLLSMIDPSKDPRKSGTPLILPNSKDKTVLESGGAKDLKTSNGDLLKNHKKKIKRKAKRAAHGCVEKEASEGVDGNPETSGAIESSPNASSAKEQASSSTGTHRLSDADGTKSKEQSGKRGSRSMRQKLLASADLKCKLVDFGNACWTYKQFTNDIQTRQYRCPEVILGSKYSTSADLWSFACICFELATGDVLFDPHSGDNFDRDEDHLALMMELLGMMPRKIALGGRYSRDFFNRYGDLRHIRRLRFWPLNKVLMEKYDFSERDANDITEFLVPILDFVPEKRPTAGQCLQHPWINAGPRLLEPSVTSSDHIPPGANAGISDQKKKDKDEREAMEAGMGNIAINTDTKSVMASPSKKLFQGSHSHK comes from the exons ATGGGGGATAATCAGCCGGAAGAAGAGAGAACCACCGATAGCAGCGATTTTACGTCGGAGGATGAGGGAACGGAGGACTACCGGCGCGGCGGCTACCACGCCGTAAGAATCGGCGACACCTTCAAGAATGGCCGCTACGTCGTTCAGAGCAAGCTTGGTTGGGGACACTTCTCCACTGTCTGGCTCGCTTGGGACACCCAAAGCTCT AACTATGTAGCTCTGAAGGTTCAAAAGAGTGCTCAGCATTACACTGAGGCGGCAATGGATGAGATAACAATTTTGCAACAGATTGCGGAGGGTGACCCAGAGGATAAGAAATGTGTGGTGAAGCTTTTGGACCATTTCAAGCATTCTGGTCCGAATGGACAGCATGTCTGCATGGTCTTTGAATACCTTGGCGATAATCTATTAACTCTTATAAAGTATTCTGATTACCGCGGGATGCCTATTAGTAGGGTTAAAGAGATATGCTTTCATATTTTGGTTGGATTGGATTACTTACATAAGCAGCTTTCTATTATACATACTGACTTGAAACCCGAAAACATCCTTCTCTTATCAATGATAGATCCATCTAAAGATCCTAGAAAGTCTGGCACTCCTCTCATTCTTCCAAATAGTAAAGATAAGACAGTGCTAGAGTCTGGAGGTGCAAAAGACCTGAAAACATCAAATGGGGATTTGCTCAAGaatcataagaaaaaaattaaaagaaaagctaAGCGGGCAGCACACGGATGTGTGGAGAAGGAAGCTTCAGAAGGAGTTGATGGTAATCCTGAAACCTCTGGTGCCATAGAATCGTCTCCAAATGCAAGTTCTGCAAAAGAACAAGCTTCCAGTTCTACAGGCACCCATCGGTTATCAGATGCTGATGGAACAAAGTCAAAAGAACAGAGTGGTAAAAGGGGAAGCCGTTCAATGAGACAAAAGCTGCTGGCATCAGCTGATCTGAAGTGCAAGTTAGTTGACTTTGGTAATGCTTGCTGGACATATAAACAGTTTACAAATGATATCCAGACAAGACAATATCGGTGTCCAGAGGTGATCCTTGGGTCGAAGTATTCTACCTCTGCAGATCTTTGGTCCTTTGCTTGCATTTGTTTCGAGCTTGCCACGGGAGATGTTCTATTTGATCCTCACAGTGGTGACAACTTCGATCGGGATGAG GACCACTTGGCATTAATGATGGAACTTCTTGGAATGATGCCGCGGAAG ATTGCATTAGGAGGCCGTTATTCTCGCGATTTCTTTAATAGATATGGGGATCTAAGGCATATCAGGCGATTACGGTTCTGGCCCTTGAACAAGGTTCTCATGGAGAAGTATGACTTTAGCGAGCGAGATGCAAATGACATTACTGAGTTTCTGGTTCCGATTCTAGACTTTGTTCCCGAGAAACGGCCAACTGCTGGGCAGTGCCTTCAACATCCGTGGATCAATGCTGGTCCACGGCTTTTGGAGCCATCCGTCACCTCTTCTGATCACATCCCGCCTGGAGCCAATGCTGGCATTTCTGACCAAAAGAAAAAGGACAAAGATGAAAGGGAGGCCATGGAGGCTGGAATGGGAAACATAGCAATCAACACTGATACCAAATCAGTCATGGCTTCCCCATCTAAGAAACTCTTCCAaggaagccatagccacaagTAG